Below is a window of Humulus lupulus chromosome 9, drHumLupu1.1, whole genome shotgun sequence DNA.
atcccactgactccggctcacttaaACCGAGCCCATTGAATATCAAGCTTTCCTCAGCTGCCAGTGACAATAAACGACAATTATTCATATCATCGGCTTAACTTTTGACACACACAacaactaaaacaacaaaattaaacaacaaaattttaactaaactaaactaaaatagaaaagtaagcccctcccccaaactttatttcacattgtccccaatgtgaacaTGACAACCCAATAGAAGAGAACTTACCCGAATGAGCCTTAAAAGGAATTCCCAATGTACCGCCGTGGCTCCAGCCTTCAGTGCTGTGActctaatgttttttttttttttttatgtattgcaAAATTCAACATTACAAtcccaaaacaaacaaaaaactaaacaaagtctaattaaaaattaaaactgaaaacaaaaactaaaaataaaataaaagtaaaaaccAAATTGTTCATACttcaaaactaaaattaaattaaaagatttgGGTGCCTCCCAACAATGCTTTATTTAACGTCTTTAGCTGGACGCTCACTTCTCTACACCTTCAACTTGGGTCAAGTCCACCCCTTGCATCCTTGAGAGCCATCGTGTCATACGAGGAAAATTCCCTTCTACTGTTGAGAATATTGAAATTATCCCCAATGTCATCGAAACCTTCAAACTTGCCACACAATAATCTTTTCATACGACGTCGAACTGTTCGAAATCGTTCTTtggtattcttcttctttttacgaATTGATTCTTGACAATCATTCTccacatcaactctacaacatgtaggaatttcagttgctgcaaagacattaaaacttatttccTCATTTTGGACTCGCAACCTTAACTCCCATTTTTGCACATCGATTAAAGCTCGTCCTGTGGCAAAGAATGGTCTTCCCAAAATAATGGGAATGTTTGCATCTTCCTCCATGTCAAGAATTATGAAATCAGCGGGGAAAATAAATTTACCCACCTTCACCAAGACATCCTCTATCACTCCACGAGGATGTTTAATGAAGTGATCAACCATCTGTAAGGAAACCGTTGTAGGGCGAGCTTCTCCCAATTTTAGCCTTCGAAAAAtagatagaggcattagattAACACTTGCCCCTAAATCACACAAAGCTTTTGTTTCGATTGAGCTCCCTATAGAACATGGAATATTGAAACTACCtggatctttaagcttgggaggtagtttcATCTGCATGATtgcactgcactcctcagtaagtgccactgtctcatattccttcaacttccTTTTCTTGGCCAAAATATCCTTCATGAACTTATCATACCTTGGCATTTTCTCCAAGGCCTCCGCAAATGGGATATTGATATGTAGTTTCTTGAATATTTCAAGGAACTTTGAGAATTGCTTATCAAGGTTGTTCTTGCGGAGCCTTTGTGGGTAGGGAATCTTGATGTGGTGATCTATGCTCACTTGTGGTGTAGCTTCTTTGGTTGGGAGGTATTCAGTAACCTTGTTTTCACCTTGCTTCTTTTCCACTGTGCCCTGTGCTTGTTGATCCTGAACCTTGTCTTCATCTGACTGCTCCACACTTGGCTCTTCATATTTCTTCCCACTTCTCAATGTAATAGCCTGGAACTCTTCTTTTGGATTGACTTCAGTGGTGCTAGGAAGGTTACCTTGAGCACGGTTTGCCATAAGAGTAGCCAATTGCCCAATCTGGTTCTCCAAATTTCTAATAGAAGACCGCGTTTCAGTCATGAATTGATTAAGAACATCAGATTGAGTATCAGGCTGTCTCATAGGATTCTGTTGTTGTCACATGGGCGGTTGGTAAAACCCAGGAGGTGGCTGCTGAAATGGTTGATGTGACGGCTGAACTGAAGACTGGCCCTGTTGGTCATTCTTCCAAGAAAAATTAGGGTGATTCCTCCAACCCTGGTTATAGAAATTTGAATAAGGATTGTTGTTTTTTTGACGAGGAAAATTCCCAATGGCTTGAGCTTGTTCCAATGGCATAATATTGACATCCGCTTACTGACATTTTTCATAAGCATGAGGATCCCCACATAATTCACACATAGTTTGAGCTTGCATCACGGGGGTTGCCATTGTACTGCCTTGCAGCTGTTTAGTCAAAGCCTCAACTTGAGCAGTTAACTTAGATATTGCATCGATCTCATGCAAACCAGCCACTTTCTTCGAGTTACTTCTTTCACTTGGCCACTGTTGATTGTTAATGGCCATTTCTTCTAACAAATCATACGCCTCATTGGCGCTCTTCCTCATAAATGCCCCACCAGCTGCTGCATCAATGAGTGTGCGAGTGGTACCACACAACCCATTATAAAAGTTATGGAATAACATCCATCTCTCTATCCCATGATACGGGCACCTCCTTATCAAGTCTTTAAATCTCTCCCACGCCTCATATAGAGATTCATTATCCAGCTGGTAGAAGTTGTTGATCTCCCCCCTTAGCTTAGTTGCCTTGGCTGGAGGGAAGAACTTGGAGAGAAACTTTAGTGCAAGATCATTCCATGTATTGATTGAGTTAGGTGGCAAATATACCAACCAACTCTTCGCTCGctccctcagagaaaatgggaataatctgagTCTGATTGCATCATCACTGACTCCATTCATGTTAAATGTCTGACAGAGCTCCATGAAGTTAGAGAGATGCATGTATGGGTCTTCAGTGGGTAGTCCCCCAAACTGGACTGTGGATTGAACCATCTAAAGTATGGCTGgctttatctcaaaattatttgcatCTATGGCAGGTGGTCTTATACAAGACTAGACCCCCGTCATTGTTGGCAACACATAGTCCCTCAGGCTACGGTCGGGTGGATTCTGACCATTAGCCTGGTCTTCTACGGCACCCCCATTATTACCGTTATTGGCCATAACTTCCTCTTGCTCAATCATTTGTACAACTCTTTCCAACCTTTTGTTTCTTCTGTTCTGCCGACAAGTCTTCTCTAtctcaggatcaacaggcactCTTGCTGCTGGTCCTTGACGTCGCATAAACCAATGGTACCTGAGATGAGATAAGAAGAATTTGACACAAACAAGTTAGCAAAAAGTGAAAAGAAAACCAAATTAGAATTTAATCCAATTAACGTAATATTAACTAAACAATTCCCTggaaacggcgccaaaaacttgttactgtattttaatacacgcaagtgcacgtatcatacaagtagtactcacacaagtgaggtcgaacccaagggaattgcagcCAAGTACTAGCCaaattggatttatatttctatttggcgacaataaaaaaattggtttttaaattaaaatgacagaaaacaaaacaagcgaaacaacaaataaaaaataagggtttaacaatggatgtgaagttaggaatatgatttcaattgcttcgattacccaattgttaacactagtcaactattcttcttcctccaatgagatgacagattataaaatcacctaaactcttttcaCATCATTTAGATACTAAATTGCATTGTGAACTATTGCAATTCTGAAATAGTACAACAAACAATTcgcattaagcaataatctacaagtcacataagctatgcgaatactttcgtttcgaatcaaaacctatgttcattcatttagggcattcctaatattcacttttcagatttcacattaggatcatgaatcatgcttaaggtgatcaatctcaaacatacattaagaacaaagatgaacaaatcacataaacaaggaagaagaaataatcaaataacattaaCCATGGGATaatctcagtcaatatccatcaaatccctaattagaagtttagctcataatctcaatattcatatccataatcaaactaaacataaacaataacataggaaattaaagaaaaagagaatgaaactaGATGGGGAATTGTCACAGATTGCCCACGCTTGCTCCAAAATTCGTCTTCTCTTGTTTTTCCCCTCTTTCCTTCTGTCTGCCTTCTCAAAATCGCGATCCCCCAATTAAAAATGAAGACCTCATTCTCTATCTTTCCcaaaatgacaaaatttcccttaaAATTATGAGGCGTACGGACGACAGCGCCGCAACTCTACTCGGAAATTGCGAAATCTCGGGTTTCTGGAAAAGGGCTTGCCGCGGCTCTAATACGCATTAGCGCCCCAGCCCTAATAAAATTTCAGCAAAACTTGAATAACCCTTCAGTTTAGCATATTCTCTCCACAATCCActccaaatgcccaaaacatatgcttaaacctgaaatcaagcaaaacaagcataaatctgctcCAAAAACACATAAACCATTAAAAAGACACTTAGAAAGGTAGGCTAAAATTAGCCTAACAGCAGCACTCAACACTAGGcccctattttgcacatggctaggcgCCTATTAAGGCTCGCAAGGGTGGACGCCTATTTTGCACAAGGTTGGGTGCCCATTGAGGCTcgtgaggctaggcacctattttgcacaggGCTAGGTGCCTAATAAGGGTCACGAGGCAAGGCActtattttgcacatggctaggtgcctgtttaGGCTCACAAGGTTTGATACCTCCTAAGTGTTTGATGGGGTCTATCTTtccaagcactttgtttttcattCTCTCCGATATGCTTTGACAATTTCAGACCTCTGGAGTCAGCTTGGTGACCTCTTTGGATCTTTATAGGGGCCAATTGCGATGACTTCTTTGATTCCTAAGCGACTCAGATAAAGGGAGTCTTGTCGGAGGTTATCCTTGATGAATCAAGCTTCCTTTTACCTTGAAGCCTTCTTGTAGACCTCTAccaatcttcaacttgatcagTCACTCCTCTATCACAATGATCTCTTCTATGCAGAATCTTTAAATGTATCGGTAGAAGTATGATTGGAGGAAGATTTCTTCCCTCAAAATGCAAGTTCtgatggccctcttccacatgtATATGCTTTTgggctctttcgaagaagtcctCTAAATTTGTAATCTCCCTCTTGAGCATTGCTTCCAGAAAGAACTCCAGCTATGATTGCCTTCTTGATCTCTTCTTCAGTCACACTCTCCCTATcttagttgcttccatattgaatctgTGGATATAACTCTTCAGGCTTTCACACTTTCCTTGTTTTATTTTAGCGAGGCTGGTACTCGGTACAACATAGTCACAGACTATGCGATGTTGTTGAAGGAATTCCCCAGAGAAGTTCTGCCATGACCTGATTGTTcctagccttaacctcttgaaccacttagATGCCGTCCCTTTGAGTATAACGACGAAGTAATGGAACTTATCTTTACTGTTGagcccccttaacttcatcaggttATTGAAGGTGTCTAAGTAATATTTTTGGTCGGTATTgccctcgtatggagtcatgcgaggctctttgaggatggtggggagttgctcaacctTGATCTCCCTCTTGAAGGGCGACTCACGATCAAATTCCTTATTATCTTTACGCCCCCAGGTGCAGTGATGATCTTGCTTCGAGGGCTTTGCATTTCAGTGTTTAATTCCTTCATCTTTCTGTTTCAGGAGTCTCATGGGTTCTTACGATGAACACTTCCTTTGGTTGAATCCATTAGAAGAGCTATAgggggtgtggtttttacctcAGACCCTCTCTGGTTAAGTTCATCCCTCAAGTTGGGTGAAGCTCTTTTGGTGGCTGCCTTGGGTTCACACCTCTCGTAGGTGGGGTTTGCACTAGGTTGCTCCATTGGTGAAGAATCTTCCTTGTGTCCTGGGCAGGGGGTATGACAAGTGGAGATTTGCCTTTTTCCATCGTACATGGGCATGGTGGTTTATCCTTGTATATGTTCCCTCTCTTTAGGCCTAGAGTGGGGGGCATCAAAGTTTTCATGCAATAGGTCGTTGAGTACCCCTCGCATGTTCTTCATGGTGGCCTGGAAGCATGTCTTTGTTTGGAGGGACCCGGGTATTGATGGTTCGAACTTGGGGCCACTTGTGGCCATGGAAGATGGTGAGTTGTACAACCTTTCATTGGAGCGGTGACATGTGTTGCAGGGTCAAGTGTAGGATGAATGGCAGGGGATGATACTTCTTCCTCTT
It encodes the following:
- the LOC133799781 gene encoding uncharacterized protein LOC133799781 — translated: MRQPDTQSDVLNQFMTETRSSIRNLENQIGQLATLMANRAQGNLPSTTEVNPKEEFQAITLRSGKKYEEPSVEQSDEDKVQDQQAQGTVEKKQGENKVTEYLPTKEATPQVSIDHHIKIPYPQRLRKNNLDKQFSKFLEIFKKLHINIPFAEALEKMPRYDKFMKDILAKKRKLKEYETVALTEECSAIMQMKLPPKLKDPGSFNIPCSIGSSIETKALCDLGASVNLMPLSIFRRLKLGEARPTTVSLQMVDHFIKHPRGVIEDVLVKVGKFIFPADFIILDMEEDANIPIILGRPFFATGRALIDVQKWELRVDVENDCQESIRKKKKNTKERFRTVRRRMKRLLCGKFEGFDDIGDNFNILNSRREFSSYDTMALKDARGGLDPS